From the genome of Flavobacterium ovatum, one region includes:
- a CDS encoding DUF3427 domain-containing protein, producing the protein MIQGLYEQLVTKLVQVKLNELEKDSFQVKTSLIDKAEAAQLLSEHIGKTIRHAFTLIKGDNVIDHQIEIANKIILFLKEELKKEEFEDDLIETEGKLLKAVFTKIDAHFTDLDLHLKEITPYTRLIHSELFTGGNSGTTLESELRKEILSSDKIDLLVSFIKWKGIRILEKELREFTSRGGKLRVITTTYIGATDAKAVELLASLDNTEVKVSYNTGNERLHAKAYLFQRNTGFHTGYIGSSNFSRSALTDGLEWNLKVTTKEVSHIIDKFKKTFESYWQNAEFELFDKNIHSEKLVKALRDGKFSKEYIANTNFFDIKPFHYQLEILEKLEVERSVHNRFKNLLVAATGTGKTVVSAFDYKRFKTSNKSSRLLFVAHRKEILQQAKATFQGVLKDNNFGDLWVDGLSPSSNEYVFASVQTLNNSLKDIKLSPEYYDFIIVDEVHHISASTYRPILNYFKPKILLGLTATPERMDGENILDDFCGRIAAEIRLPEALNKKLLSPFQYFGITDSIDLTTVKWEKGKYVASELTSLYTKNNVRIGEIIANLNKYLNDINEVRAIGFCVTVEHAVFMSEKFNLAGLKSAYLTSNNSKDREIIRNEFKKKEFNYLFVVDIFNEGVDIPEIDTVLFLRPTESLTVFLQQLGRGLRLAEGKDCLTVLDFVGNSRPEYDFENKFRALIGKTNTSVLKEIEDDFPHLPLGCSIVLEKKAKETILENIKKATSLNVNQLIIKITNFQHQTTLPLTLQNFIELNNIQLESIYKKDSWSRLCERAGVIENFENVNEKQILSAISKKWLATKSTSYFNFILRIAKQGFNVNIVDFSENEQIMLLMLHYDVWQNAGGFNSLEDSINEIGKNKVLVKEIIEILEILIDRIDFKEIEIELPYLQPLKLHARYTRDQILTAFGLSTFEKKSSNREGAASSKSLNTEILFINLIKSDENFSPTTMYDDYAISETLFHWQSHNAYGPETTKGLSYIKHQENNKKILLFVREKATDENGNTMGYVFIGDANFIETEGAKPMNIKWELSEPIPNYLWKESAKMSVG; encoded by the coding sequence ATGATTCAAGGTCTATACGAACAGTTAGTGACTAAGCTAGTACAAGTAAAATTAAACGAATTAGAAAAAGATTCATTTCAAGTTAAAACAAGTTTAATTGATAAGGCAGAAGCGGCACAATTATTATCTGAACATATTGGTAAAACTATTCGACATGCATTTACTTTAATTAAAGGAGATAATGTTATAGACCATCAAATAGAAATAGCCAATAAGATTATTTTGTTTTTGAAAGAAGAATTAAAAAAAGAAGAGTTTGAAGACGATTTAATAGAGACCGAAGGAAAGTTGTTAAAAGCAGTTTTTACCAAAATTGACGCTCACTTTACTGATTTAGATTTACATCTAAAAGAAATTACACCATATACTAGGTTAATTCACAGTGAACTTTTTACAGGCGGAAATTCAGGAACTACTCTTGAAAGTGAATTGAGAAAAGAAATTTTATCATCTGATAAAATTGATTTGTTGGTTTCTTTTATTAAATGGAAAGGAATTAGAATTCTAGAAAAAGAACTTAGAGAATTTACAAGTAGAGGTGGTAAGCTAAGAGTGATAACCACTACTTATATAGGTGCAACTGATGCAAAAGCAGTTGAGCTTTTAGCCTCATTAGATAATACAGAAGTTAAAGTTTCATATAACACAGGAAATGAAAGACTTCATGCAAAAGCTTATTTATTTCAAAGGAATACTGGTTTTCACACAGGTTACATAGGTTCTTCTAACTTTTCTCGTTCGGCTTTAACTGATGGTTTAGAATGGAATTTAAAGGTTACAACGAAGGAGGTTAGTCATATAATTGATAAGTTTAAAAAGACTTTTGAATCCTATTGGCAAAATGCAGAATTTGAATTATTTGATAAAAATATTCATTCTGAAAAGTTAGTTAAAGCATTGAGAGACGGTAAGTTTTCAAAAGAATATATTGCTAATACGAATTTCTTTGATATTAAACCTTTCCATTACCAACTTGAAATACTTGAAAAATTAGAAGTTGAAAGATCAGTTCACAATAGATTTAAAAATTTATTAGTTGCAGCTACTGGTACTGGAAAAACTGTGGTTTCTGCATTTGATTATAAAAGATTTAAAACTAGTAATAAGTCATCTCGGTTACTTTTTGTAGCACATAGAAAAGAAATTTTGCAACAAGCTAAAGCAACTTTTCAAGGCGTTTTAAAAGATAATAATTTTGGGGATTTATGGGTTGATGGATTATCTCCTTCGAGTAATGAATATGTTTTTGCATCAGTTCAAACTTTAAATAATAGTTTAAAAGATATTAAACTTTCTCCAGAATATTATGATTTTATTATAGTAGACGAAGTTCACCATATTTCAGCTTCAACTTATCGACCGATATTAAACTATTTTAAGCCTAAAATTTTACTAGGTTTAACTGCAACACCTGAAAGAATGGATGGTGAAAATATTTTAGATGACTTTTGTGGTCGTATTGCAGCTGAAATTAGGCTTCCGGAAGCATTAAATAAAAAACTATTGTCACCATTTCAATATTTTGGAATTACAGATAGTATAGACTTGACTACTGTAAAATGGGAAAAGGGAAAATATGTAGCGAGTGAATTAACAAGTCTCTACACTAAGAATAATGTTCGTATTGGTGAGATAATTGCAAATCTTAATAAATATTTGAACGATATCAACGAAGTTCGAGCCATTGGATTTTGTGTTACAGTTGAACACGCTGTTTTTATGAGTGAAAAGTTCAATTTAGCGGGATTGAAATCGGCATACTTAACTAGTAATAATTCTAAGGATAGAGAAATAATCAGGAATGAATTCAAGAAAAAAGAATTCAATTATTTATTTGTTGTAGATATTTTTAATGAAGGAGTTGATATTCCAGAAATTGATACGGTTTTGTTTCTGCGCCCAACGGAAAGCTTAACTGTTTTTCTGCAACAGTTAGGGCGTGGACTACGTTTAGCAGAAGGAAAAGACTGTCTTACTGTTTTAGATTTTGTAGGTAATTCTAGACCTGAATATGATTTTGAAAATAAGTTTAGAGCGTTGATCGGAAAAACAAATACTTCTGTTCTTAAAGAAATTGAAGATGATTTTCCTCATTTGCCTTTAGGATGTTCAATTGTTTTGGAGAAGAAAGCTAAAGAAACGATATTAGAAAATATTAAAAAAGCTACGTCATTAAACGTGAATCAACTCATTATTAAGATTACAAATTTTCAGCATCAAACAACTCTACCGTTAACTTTGCAAAATTTCATTGAGTTAAATAATATTCAATTGGAATCCATCTATAAAAAAGATAGCTGGTCAAGACTTTGTGAAAGAGCAGGAGTTATAGAAAATTTCGAGAATGTAAATGAAAAGCAAATTTTGTCTGCTATTAGTAAAAAATGGCTAGCGACAAAATCAACAAGTTATTTCAATTTTATTTTAAGGATTGCCAAACAAGGTTTTAATGTAAATATTGTTGATTTTTCTGAAAACGAACAAATAATGCTTTTAATGCTACATTATGACGTTTGGCAAAATGCTGGAGGTTTTAATTCATTAGAAGATAGTATAAACGAAATTGGTAAGAATAAGGTATTAGTTAAAGAAATAATTGAAATTTTAGAAATCTTAATTGATAGAATTGATTTCAAGGAAATTGAAATAGAACTTCCTTATTTACAGCCATTGAAATTACACGCACGCTATACTAGAGATCAAATTCTAACAGCATTTGGATTAAGTACTTTTGAAAAAAAATCATCCAATAGAGAAGGAGCTGCTAGCAGTAAAAGTTTGAATACGGAAATACTTTTCATTAATTTGATTAAATCTGATGAAAATTTCTCACCAACTACAATGTATGATGATTATGCAATAAGTGAAACTTTATTTCACTGGCAATCTCATAACGCGTACGGTCCTGAGACTACAAAAGGATTATCATATATCAAGCATCAAGAAAACAATAAAAAAATACTACTTTTTGTACGAGAAAAAGCAACTGATGAAAATGGAAATACAATGGGGTATGTTTTTATTGGGGATGCAAATTTTATTGAAACGGAAGGTGCTAAACCAATGAATATAAAATGGGAACTTAGTGAGCCGATACCAAACTATCTGTGGAAAGAATCTGCTAAAATGTCTGTCGGTTAA
- a CDS encoding (deoxy)nucleoside triphosphate pyrophosphohydrolase, with translation MINVTCAIIFFDNKILVTQRSEKMKLPLKWEFPGGKLENKETEEECIIREIKEEINIDIEIVKKLNESIHSYGTFEIKLIPFVANYLSGEIKLLEHKEYKLLDKSELRNLDWAEADLPIVEELINKYL, from the coding sequence ATGATTAACGTTACATGCGCTATAATATTTTTTGATAATAAAATTTTGGTTACACAAAGAAGTGAAAAAATGAAATTACCACTAAAATGGGAATTTCCAGGTGGAAAATTAGAAAATAAAGAAACTGAAGAAGAATGCATTATTCGTGAAATAAAAGAAGAAATCAATATTGATATAGAAATTGTAAAAAAGCTAAATGAAAGTATTCATAGTTATGGTACTTTTGAAATAAAGTTAATTCCATTTGTAGCAAATTATCTTTCAGGCGAGATTAAACTTTTAGAACACAAAGAATATAAATTACTAGATAAGTCTGAATTAAGAAATTTAGATTGGGCTGAAGCCGATTTGCCAATTGTTGAAGAACTAATAAATAAATACCTATGA
- a CDS encoding YifB family Mg chelatase-like AAA ATPase, which translates to MLVKVFGSAVFGVEATTITVEVNIDKGIGYHLVGLPDNAIKESSYRIAAALKNNGYNLPGKKITINMAPADLRKEGSAYDLTLAIGILVASGQIKAEEVDKYIIMGELSLDGSLQPIKGALPIAIKAKEEGLKGFFLPIQNVKEAAIVAGLDVYGIENVCEVIDFFEGKGTLEPTIIDTRAEFYKDLDFPEFDFSDVKGQESIKRCMEIAAAGGHNIILIGPPGAGKTMLAKRLPSILPPMTLREALETTKIHSVAGKLKEGGLMNQRPFRSPHHTISNVALVGGGSYPQPGEISMAHNGVLFLDELPEFKRDVLEVMRQPLEDREVTISRAKFTVTYPSSFMLVASMNPSPSGFFNDPDAPQTSSPHEMQRYLSKISGPLLDRIDIHIEVTPVPFEKLSDDRKAEASVDIRKRVTAAREFQSLRFEALENVHYNAQMSSKLIREYCALDDASKLLLKTAMERLNLSARAYDRILKVARTIADLEAAPKVEAMHISEAIQYRSLDRDGWLG; encoded by the coding sequence ATGCTAGTTAAAGTTTTTGGAAGTGCCGTTTTTGGAGTCGAAGCGACCACCATCACCGTAGAAGTAAATATAGACAAAGGAATTGGCTATCACTTAGTGGGTTTGCCCGACAACGCCATCAAGGAAAGTAGTTACCGAATTGCAGCAGCCCTCAAAAATAATGGTTACAATCTGCCTGGTAAAAAAATCACCATCAACATGGCGCCTGCCGATTTGCGAAAAGAAGGTTCGGCCTATGATTTGACCTTGGCAATTGGAATTTTGGTGGCTTCAGGACAAATTAAAGCAGAGGAAGTAGATAAATACATCATCATGGGCGAATTGTCGCTTGACGGTAGTTTGCAACCCATCAAAGGGGCTTTGCCTATTGCTATCAAAGCCAAAGAAGAGGGGTTAAAAGGTTTTTTTCTGCCAATCCAAAACGTCAAAGAAGCCGCAATCGTAGCAGGATTGGATGTCTACGGAATCGAAAATGTATGCGAAGTCATTGATTTTTTTGAAGGCAAAGGCACTTTAGAACCGACTATAATTGATACGAGGGCCGAGTTCTATAAAGATTTAGATTTTCCAGAATTTGATTTCAGTGACGTCAAAGGACAGGAGTCTATTAAGCGCTGTATGGAAATTGCGGCTGCCGGTGGTCATAATATAATTCTCATTGGACCACCTGGCGCCGGAAAAACCATGTTGGCCAAGCGTTTGCCGAGTATTTTACCGCCTATGACCTTGCGGGAAGCCTTAGAAACCACCAAAATCCATTCGGTAGCAGGTAAGCTGAAAGAAGGAGGATTGATGAACCAACGGCCGTTTCGTAGTCCCCATCACACGATCTCGAACGTGGCCCTTGTCGGAGGCGGGAGTTACCCACAACCGGGCGAAATCTCGATGGCGCACAACGGGGTTTTGTTCCTAGACGAGTTGCCCGAGTTCAAGCGTGATGTGCTCGAAGTCATGCGTCAACCGCTTGAAGACCGTGAAGTCACCATCTCCAGAGCCAAGTTTACTGTGACTTATCCGTCGTCGTTTATGTTGGTGGCGAGTATGAACCCGAGTCCGAGTGGTTTTTTTAACGATCCCGATGCGCCACAAACTTCGTCCCCACACGAAATGCAACGCTATTTGAGTAAAATATCCGGTCCGTTGTTGGACCGAATCGACATTCATATCGAAGTCACGCCGGTGCCTTTCGAAAAACTATCCGATGACCGCAAAGCCGAAGCCAGTGTCGACATTCGCAAACGGGTGACGGCGGCGCGTGAGTTTCAGTCCCTGCGTTTTGAAGCCCTAGAAAACGTACACTACAACGCCCAAATGAGCAGTAAACTGATTCGGGAGTATTGCGCCCTAGACGATGCCTCCAAGCTATTACTCAAAACCGCCATGGAACGTCTCAACCTTTCGGCACGTGCTTACGACCGAATCCTGAAAGTAGCCAGAACCATAGCCGACCTCGAAGCAGCACCAAAGGTAGAAGCCATGCACATATCCGAAGCCATCCAGTACCGAAGCTTGGACCGTGACGGTTGGTTGGGGTAG
- a CDS encoding sodium:solute symporter family protein, translating to MQVIDYLIFVVYMLAMLGVGYYFFKKNKTAEDFYVSGRNMSSWHIGLSVVATDVGGGFSIGLGGLGFTMGLSGSWMLFTGLIGAWLSAVFLIPKVSELGHKHKFFTFPQIFEHFYSAKVALLAGIISAIGYIGFTSSQVLAGAKLASATIEGLNLQTALIVMGLIAVIYTAIGGLKAVIYTDTIQWTILICGLVFIGIPIAYNAVGGYDVIKSSLAPEYLSLTNISGYQIFNWSITIIPIWFVGMTLYQRIYASKGEKEAKKAWLIAGVFEWPIMAFMGVSLGLLAKVAANQGMFAGITDASGMDSEMGLPILLATILPVGLMGLMLSSYFSAILSTADSCLMAASGNIVTDIIAKFSKKELTHKKELQLSQIVTLLVGVFAILLASQMQNVLELMLYSYAFMVSGLFVPVLGALFWKKSHPIAAFWSMLLGGSTTIVLILTKNKLPLGIQLPQNLDANAYGISVSLIVFVALSIYHTNKKEKQHGIQDI from the coding sequence ATGCAAGTAATAGATTATCTAATCTTTGTCGTTTATATGCTAGCTATGCTAGGAGTTGGCTATTACTTTTTCAAAAAAAACAAAACTGCAGAGGATTTTTACGTCAGCGGACGGAATATGAGCAGTTGGCACATTGGTTTGTCGGTTGTGGCTACTGATGTGGGGGGAGGTTTTTCTATCGGTCTTGGAGGATTGGGTTTCACCATGGGATTATCGGGCTCTTGGATGCTTTTCACAGGATTAATAGGTGCTTGGTTGAGTGCCGTATTTTTAATTCCGAAAGTCAGCGAACTGGGACACAAACATAAATTCTTTACTTTTCCACAGATTTTTGAACACTTTTATTCGGCCAAAGTAGCTTTGTTGGCAGGGATTATTTCTGCGATAGGTTACATTGGTTTTACAAGTTCACAGGTTTTGGCTGGAGCCAAATTAGCTTCCGCTACGATTGAAGGATTAAATCTACAAACTGCCTTGATAGTCATGGGGTTAATTGCAGTTATCTATACTGCTATTGGAGGTTTAAAAGCCGTGATTTATACTGATACCATACAATGGACGATTCTAATTTGTGGCTTGGTGTTCATCGGAATTCCAATAGCTTATAACGCTGTTGGTGGATATGATGTAATAAAAAGTTCCCTTGCTCCTGAGTATTTATCATTGACCAATATTTCGGGTTACCAAATCTTCAATTGGTCTATAACCATCATTCCGATTTGGTTTGTGGGAATGACTTTATACCAGCGTATATACGCAAGTAAAGGCGAAAAAGAAGCCAAGAAAGCGTGGTTGATTGCTGGAGTTTTTGAATGGCCTATTATGGCATTTATGGGCGTTAGTTTAGGCCTTTTAGCCAAAGTAGCTGCCAACCAAGGAATGTTTGCAGGAATTACAGACGCTTCGGGTATGGATAGCGAAATGGGATTGCCTATTTTACTAGCCACTATTTTACCTGTTGGATTAATGGGACTGATGCTTTCTTCTTATTTTTCGGCAATACTTTCTACCGCTGATAGTTGCTTGATGGCTGCCTCAGGAAATATTGTCACTGATATTATTGCCAAGTTTTCGAAAAAAGAATTAACCCATAAAAAAGAACTGCAATTGTCTCAAATCGTGACTTTACTAGTCGGTGTTTTTGCAATTTTGTTGGCTTCGCAAATGCAAAACGTGCTTGAACTCATGCTTTACTCCTATGCCTTTATGGTTTCGGGTTTGTTTGTTCCGGTATTGGGCGCATTATTTTGGAAAAAAAGCCATCCTATAGCCGCATTTTGGAGTATGTTACTAGGTGGAAGCACCACTATTGTTCTGATATTAACCAAAAATAAATTACCTTTAGGAATACAACTGCCACAAAATTTAGACGCAAACGCTTACGGCATTAGCGTGTCATTAATCGTTTTTGTCGCATTATCAATTTATCACACTAATAAAAAAGAAAAACAGCATGGAATTCAAGATATTTAA
- a CDS encoding GNAT family N-acetyltransferase, producing the protein MEFKIFNSTTGEDKTLTNQVIAQFLFTHLEEYGDKIDDILKCIAYAMNPHKGGNVVVAKDEGKIVGITVINNTGMKGFIPENILVYIAVDNSQRGKGYGKQLMQKAIDITDGDIALHVEPNNPAKILYEKLGFTNKYLEMRLIK; encoded by the coding sequence ATGGAATTCAAGATATTTAATAGCACTACAGGAGAAGATAAAACATTGACCAATCAAGTTATTGCTCAATTCCTTTTCACTCACCTTGAAGAATACGGAGATAAAATAGATGACATTTTAAAATGCATTGCCTACGCCATGAATCCTCATAAAGGAGGAAATGTTGTGGTGGCTAAGGATGAAGGTAAAATTGTTGGGATTACGGTTATTAACAATACTGGAATGAAAGGTTTTATTCCTGAAAATATCTTGGTCTATATCGCGGTTGACAATAGCCAACGTGGAAAAGGATACGGAAAACAGTTGATGCAAAAAGCAATTGACATCACTGATGGTGATATCGCTTTGCATGTTGAACCCAATAATCCTGCTAAAATTCTATACGAAAAACTAGGTTTCACGAACAAATACCTAGAAATGCGTCTTATCAAATAA